A DNA window from Bdellovibrio sp. BCCA contains the following coding sequences:
- the rpmG gene encoding 50S ribosomal protein L33 gives MAKKSGRIIITLECTEARAEGKPVSRYTTTKNKTKTPSRLEKKKYNPNLKRHTVHRETK, from the coding sequence ATGGCAAAAAAATCAGGAAGAATCATCATCACTCTTGAGTGCACAGAAGCTCGCGCTGAAGGCAAACCTGTTTCTCGTTACACTACGACTAAGAACAAAACTAAAACTCCTAGTCGTCTTGAGAAAAAGAAATACAATCCAAATCTAAAACGCCACACAGTTCACAGAGAAACTAAGTAA
- the dcd gene encoding dCTP deaminase — MILTDQQILQHMEAGSIKVEPFRRECLGTNSYDVHLGSTLAVYEEKTLDAKKHNKIRTFEIPEEGFVLMPDTLYLGVTLEYTETLKHVPFLEGKSSVGRLGIDIHATAGKGDVGFCNYWTLEISVKQPVRVYTGMPIGQLIYFEVKGDILTAYNVKPSAKYNDKKPIPVESMMWKNSF; from the coding sequence ATGATTCTTACGGATCAGCAGATTCTCCAACACATGGAAGCAGGCTCCATTAAAGTTGAGCCTTTCCGCAGAGAGTGCCTGGGAACGAACTCTTACGATGTTCATTTAGGCAGTACTCTAGCTGTGTACGAAGAAAAGACGCTGGACGCCAAGAAGCATAACAAGATTCGCACCTTTGAAATTCCTGAAGAGGGGTTTGTTCTCATGCCGGACACTCTCTATTTGGGCGTTACTTTAGAGTACACAGAGACTCTAAAACACGTCCCATTTTTAGAAGGAAAATCAAGCGTAGGTCGTCTCGGAATAGACATCCATGCCACAGCAGGCAAAGGCGATGTCGGTTTCTGCAATTATTGGACTCTGGAAATTTCGGTGAAACAGCCAGTGCGTGTTTATACTGGTATGCCGATTGGTCAGTTGATATACTTTGAAGTAAAGGGCGATATTTTGACGGCTTACAACGTCAAACCGTCGGCAAAGTATAACGACAAAAAACCAATTCCAGTAGAGTCAATGATGTGGAAAAACTCATTCTAA